One Pseudomonas muyukensis DNA segment encodes these proteins:
- a CDS encoding winged helix-turn-helix transcriptional regulator produces MRSKGFDGMVCPIAGVMAAIGDRWGLLILRDLVLGISRYDDFRRSSGVTNATLSDRLKHLEGNGLVERRRYQLNPERFEYLLTAQGRQLAPLMLVLAQIGDRLEVSGAAAAPLKFVSRKTGASVNWGFFDQQTGEPLAPLDIAIEAGPGADDLMHWRLTQAKQRQGQNQAEDADRRDN; encoded by the coding sequence ATGCGCTCAAAAGGTTTTGACGGAATGGTGTGCCCGATCGCTGGCGTCATGGCGGCGATCGGTGATCGCTGGGGTTTGCTGATCCTTCGCGACCTTGTCCTGGGGATCAGCCGATACGATGACTTTCGCCGATCCTCCGGGGTGACCAACGCCACCCTCAGTGACCGGCTCAAGCACCTGGAAGGCAATGGCCTGGTCGAACGGCGGCGTTACCAACTGAATCCGGAGCGGTTCGAGTACCTGCTGACCGCGCAAGGTCGGCAACTCGCCCCACTGATGCTGGTACTGGCCCAGATCGGCGATCGCCTGGAGGTGTCCGGTGCGGCGGCGGCGCCCCTGAAGTTTGTCAGCCGCAAAACAGGCGCCAGCGTGAACTGGGGCTTTTTCGATCAGCAAACGGGAGAACCCTTGGCGCCGCTGGACATCGCCATCGAGGCAGGCCCAGGCGCGGACGACCTGATGCACTGGCGGCTAACGCAAGCCAAGCAGCGCCAGGGGCAGAACCAGGCGGAGGACGCAGATCGGCGTGATAACTGA
- a CDS encoding tellurite resistance TerB family protein yields the protein MNTSDLLEQLLRAGQGSQARQGSSNLSAPDSLGGLLGGLLGGGRATATGGLGDLLGGLLGGRGASQGRATGSVNYAALASLGMMAFQAYQSWQRSQATAPQQAVRTVDQLSGPEADNHSHAILRALIAAAKADGRIDPQEEQLIRAEIKGHASDPQLQQWLDEELSKPLDAAEVAQSAQDPAMAAEMYLASVMLVDDQQATERAYLDQLASALQIDPTLQVHLEQQAKGTA from the coding sequence ATGAACACGAGTGATCTACTGGAACAGTTGCTGCGGGCCGGGCAGGGCTCGCAGGCGCGACAAGGAAGCAGCAACCTGTCGGCGCCAGACAGCCTTGGCGGTTTGCTGGGCGGATTGCTGGGGGGCGGCAGGGCAACGGCAACTGGTGGCCTGGGTGATTTGCTGGGTGGCCTTTTAGGTGGCCGCGGCGCTAGCCAGGGACGCGCCACGGGCAGCGTCAATTACGCCGCGCTGGCGTCGCTGGGCATGATGGCGTTCCAGGCTTATCAAAGCTGGCAGCGCAGCCAGGCGACTGCCCCGCAACAGGCCGTGCGTACCGTGGATCAATTGTCCGGCCCCGAGGCCGACAATCACAGCCATGCCATCCTGCGCGCGCTGATTGCCGCCGCCAAGGCGGACGGACGCATCGATCCGCAAGAAGAGCAACTGATCCGCGCTGAAATCAAAGGTCACGCCAGCGATCCGCAACTGCAGCAATGGCTGGATGAGGAGCTCAGCAAACCCCTCGACGCCGCCGAAGTGGCGCAATCGGCCCAGGATCCGGCCATGGCCGCGGAAATGTACTTGGCCAGCGTGATGCTGGTGGATGACCAGCAGGCCACAGAGCGTGCCTACCTTGACCAATTGGCCAGCGCCCTGCAAATCGACCCGACCTTGCAGGTGCATCTGGAGCAGCAGGCCAAGGGCACCGCCTGA
- a CDS encoding glutathione S-transferase: protein MKLIGMLDSPYVRRVAISLDLLGISFEHEPLSVFSTFEAFSRVNPVVKAPTLVLDDGSVLMDSTLIIDYFERLASPAKSLMPPAQQAQALATALGSLGLALAACEKAVQIVYEHKLRPAQKLHAPWVERICGQLLAACTALDRHWAARPAQGERPDQAALTTAVAWSFVQLMVPEWVKAEDFPALAAHTAQLEASEVFKRYPLA from the coding sequence ATGAAACTCATTGGCATGCTGGATTCACCCTATGTACGCCGTGTGGCGATTTCCCTGGATTTGCTGGGGATCAGCTTCGAGCATGAGCCGTTGTCGGTGTTCAGCACGTTCGAGGCGTTTTCCCGGGTCAACCCGGTGGTCAAGGCGCCGACCCTGGTACTGGATGATGGCTCGGTACTGATGGACTCGACGCTGATCATCGATTATTTCGAGCGCCTCGCCAGCCCCGCCAAGTCGTTGATGCCGCCGGCGCAGCAGGCCCAGGCGCTGGCCACGGCCCTGGGTAGCCTGGGGCTGGCGCTGGCGGCATGCGAGAAGGCCGTGCAGATCGTCTATGAGCACAAGCTGCGACCGGCGCAAAAGCTTCATGCACCTTGGGTCGAGCGCATCTGCGGGCAGTTGCTGGCGGCCTGTACCGCGCTCGACAGGCACTGGGCGGCGCGGCCGGCGCAAGGCGAGCGGCCAGACCAGGCGGCGCTCACCACCGCGGTGGCCTGGTCGTTCGTGCAACTGATGGTGCCCGAGTGGGTCAAGGCTGAGGATTTCCCAGCCCTTGCGGCCCACACGGCGCAACTGGAGGCAAGCGAGGTGTTCAAGCGCTATCCGCTCGCGTGA
- a CDS encoding Hsp70 family protein encodes MIIGIDLGTTNSLVAYWDGEQARIVPNALGGLLTPSVVGLDDEGQLVVGEIARERLHTHPQLSASLFKRYMGSARETQLGGRAYRAEELSALLLRSLKADAERALGQPVEHAVISVPAYFSDAQRKATRIAGELAGLKVDKLINEPTAAALAYGLQQRSEANFLVFDLGGGTFDVSILELFEGVMEIRASAGDNFLGGEDFDDLLVEHFISKIGRADLPDTTLPATAQRLRREAQRVRHALGQAPVASFTLREQDREWCLELTQGELADIVRPLLERLRAPIERAMRDARIKVADLDEILLVGGTTRMPLVRKLVASLFGRIPSMQLNPDEVVAQGAAIQAALQARHASLEEVVLTDVCPYTLGIETSVQHGNGYQAGHYLPIIERNTVVPVSRSRSVSTLSDNQTVVKLGIYQGESRLVSHNIFLGELEIAVPPRKAGEVDLDVRFTYDNNGLLEAQVHLPINGETRRLVIENNPGVLPPEQIAQRLAALQALKVHPRDQQVNTLLLARLDRLYQERLGADREHVAGLANYFQRMLDTQDEQQVRKARSEVTEHLADLEREF; translated from the coding sequence GTGATCATCGGCATCGACCTGGGTACCACCAACAGCCTTGTCGCCTACTGGGATGGCGAACAGGCGCGAATCGTGCCCAATGCCCTGGGCGGGCTGCTCACGCCAAGCGTGGTCGGCCTCGACGACGAAGGCCAACTGGTGGTTGGCGAAATCGCCCGCGAGCGGCTCCACACCCATCCGCAACTGAGCGCCTCGCTGTTCAAGCGCTACATGGGCAGCGCCCGCGAAACCCAGCTCGGTGGGCGCGCCTACCGCGCCGAAGAGCTGTCGGCGCTGCTGCTGCGCAGCCTCAAGGCCGACGCCGAGCGCGCGTTGGGCCAGCCTGTCGAGCACGCGGTCATCAGCGTGCCGGCGTACTTCAGCGATGCCCAGCGCAAAGCGACGCGGATCGCCGGCGAGCTGGCCGGCCTGAAGGTCGACAAGCTGATCAACGAACCCACCGCCGCCGCCCTGGCCTACGGCCTGCAGCAGCGCAGCGAAGCGAACTTTCTGGTGTTCGACCTGGGGGGCGGCACCTTTGACGTGTCCATCCTGGAACTGTTCGAAGGCGTCATGGAAATCCGCGCCAGCGCGGGCGACAACTTTCTCGGCGGGGAAGACTTCGACGACCTGCTGGTGGAGCACTTCATCAGCAAGATCGGCCGCGCCGACCTGCCCGACACCACCCTCCCCGCCACCGCCCAGCGCTTGCGGCGCGAAGCCCAGCGCGTTCGGCATGCCCTCGGGCAGGCGCCGGTTGCCAGTTTCACCCTGCGCGAACAAGACCGTGAGTGGTGCCTGGAGTTGACCCAGGGCGAGCTGGCAGACATTGTTCGCCCCTTGCTCGAGCGCCTGCGCGCGCCCATCGAGCGCGCCATGCGCGATGCCCGTATCAAGGTCGCCGACCTGGACGAAATCCTCCTGGTCGGCGGCACCACGCGCATGCCGCTGGTGCGCAAGCTGGTGGCCTCGCTGTTCGGCCGGATCCCGTCGATGCAGCTCAACCCCGACGAAGTCGTGGCCCAGGGCGCGGCCATCCAGGCCGCGTTGCAGGCCCGCCATGCCTCGCTTGAAGAGGTGGTGCTGACCGATGTCTGCCCCTACACCTTGGGCATCGAGACGTCGGTCCAGCACGGTAACGGTTACCAGGCGGGCCATTACTTGCCGATCATCGAACGCAATACCGTGGTGCCGGTGAGTCGCTCACGCAGCGTGTCGACCCTCAGCGACAACCAGACCGTGGTCAAGCTGGGGATCTACCAAGGTGAAAGCCGGCTGGTGAGCCACAATATCTTCCTCGGCGAGCTGGAGATTGCGGTGCCGCCGCGCAAGGCCGGTGAAGTGGACCTGGATGTGCGCTTCACCTACGACAACAACGGCTTGCTGGAAGCCCAGGTGCACCTGCCGATCAACGGCGAAACCCGCCGGCTGGTGATCGAGAACAACCCCGGGGTCCTGCCCCCCGAGCAAATCGCCCAACGCCTGGCCGCGCTGCAAGCCCTGAAGGTGCATCCGCGCGACCAGCAGGTCAACACGCTGCTGTTGGCCCGGCTCGACCGCCTGTACCAGGAGCGCCTGGGGGCGGACCGCGAGCATGTCGCCGGGCTGGCCAACTATTTCCAACGCATGCTCGATACCCAGGATGAGCAGCAGGTCCGCAAGGCCCGCAGCGAGGTCACCGAGCACCTGGCCGACCTTGAGCGGGAGTTCTGA
- a CDS encoding J domain-containing protein codes for MSHWQLLELSEDADARSIKRAYARLLKQHRPDDDPQAFQRLREAYESALAEAAWRAQDDQQVLAAPAPASAPSAQSTPAPQPLEQIAPTLAASPPQPSLAQMQQWLADGQERQVIDALHLWLASEWLVALERREQFEQDLLAWLESAPQWTPAFFERVCQAMGWDETQGALPCAYWRWSGLIQRCQQHTLEVAVRQNLDRFDADPELYRETALLLKPMSDRRRRSLADLFHDYDWQRFTELAQTLEYQHPELPARLGLQPLDNWRQWLPAASYFGVYAFLWFSLSLLLVATLVTHPNRLGSSALLLSPLFVAAVVFVGMKAYRIWTFLAVLLAPLDVPLSRWLLPRAWYRQSAGLLVLRHVLPSAAPAALAFVWCKDVPWLQWSSPLLMFAGTLYFTHLALSGGRVALWDRLRGAVMRPLGRLPWHLLRREDVLICLAVIATGIWVFMRAKPGL; via the coding sequence ATGAGCCACTGGCAACTGCTGGAACTCAGCGAAGATGCCGATGCCCGCAGCATCAAGCGTGCCTATGCGCGACTGCTCAAGCAGCACCGCCCGGACGATGACCCGCAGGCGTTCCAACGCCTGCGCGAAGCCTACGAGAGCGCCTTGGCCGAAGCGGCCTGGCGGGCCCAGGATGATCAGCAGGTGCTTGCTGCGCCTGCGCCGGCAAGCGCCCCCAGCGCGCAATCCACGCCGGCACCGCAGCCCCTGGAACAGATCGCCCCCACCCTCGCGGCAAGCCCGCCGCAACCGTCCCTGGCGCAGATGCAGCAGTGGCTGGCCGACGGCCAGGAGCGTCAGGTCATCGACGCGCTGCACCTGTGGCTGGCCAGCGAGTGGCTGGTTGCGCTCGAGCGCCGTGAGCAGTTCGAGCAGGACCTGCTGGCGTGGCTCGAGTCGGCGCCCCAGTGGACCCCGGCCTTCTTCGAACGGGTGTGCCAGGCCATGGGCTGGGACGAAACCCAGGGCGCGCTGCCCTGCGCATACTGGCGCTGGAGCGGCCTGATCCAGCGATGCCAACAGCACACCCTGGAAGTCGCCGTGCGGCAGAACCTGGACCGGTTCGACGCCGACCCCGAGCTGTACAGGGAAACCGCCCTGCTGCTCAAACCCATGAGCGACCGCCGCCGCCGCAGCCTGGCCGACCTGTTCCACGACTACGATTGGCAACGTTTTACCGAGCTCGCCCAAACCCTCGAGTACCAGCACCCCGAACTGCCGGCGCGCCTGGGCCTGCAGCCGCTCGACAACTGGCGGCAGTGGCTGCCGGCGGCCAGCTATTTCGGGGTATACGCGTTCCTGTGGTTCAGCCTGTCGCTGCTGTTGGTGGCAACGCTGGTTACCCACCCCAACAGGCTGGGGAGCAGCGCCCTGCTCCTGTCGCCGCTGTTCGTCGCCGCCGTGGTGTTCGTGGGCATGAAGGCTTACCGGATCTGGACGTTCCTGGCGGTGCTCTTGGCACCGCTCGATGTGCCGCTGAGCCGCTGGCTACTGCCACGGGCCTGGTATCGGCAAAGTGCCGGGCTGCTGGTGCTGCGCCACGTACTGCCCAGCGCCGCGCCGGCCGCCCTGGCATTCGTATGGTGCAAGGACGTGCCCTGGCTGCAGTGGAGCAGCCCGCTGCTGATGTTCGCGGGCACGCTGTACTTCACCCACCTGGCCCTCAGCGGCGGCAGGGTGGCGCTGTGGGACCGGCTACGAGGCGCCGTCATGCGCCCGCTCGGGCGTTTGCCCTGGCACCTGCTGCGCCGCGAAGACGTGCTGATCTGCCTGGCGGTGATCGCGACGGGGATCTGGGTCTTCATGCGGGCCAAGCCAGGCCTCTAG
- a CDS encoding AEC family transporter, protein MHAGTALAAIAPSFILILAGVLLRRDAWIDPGFWKGAEKLTHWVFFPAYLVHAIGSAGPMGGAARSTVLVLGGITLLISAGVVLGCRYRRTVHATFTSVMQGSVRFNSFIFLSVAYQLLSPEDYGVAAVVVAYMVAISNTVVLLAFGNRQGSPWAVLPKVCLNPLILASGLGLALNLSGVTLPASLGQPLQALGAPALPLSLICVGAALRFPRGEFARLCKTGLLTTGIRLCVFPLLAYGLISAWPVPPLAATLVLLYSVLPCASNSYVLATQQGGDHQLMAFVVAVSTALSFVPIFFLAGAL, encoded by the coding sequence ATGCATGCGGGAACAGCCTTGGCGGCCATCGCTCCGTCATTCATCTTGATACTGGCCGGCGTGCTCCTGCGCCGCGATGCCTGGATAGACCCTGGTTTCTGGAAAGGCGCCGAGAAACTCACCCACTGGGTGTTCTTCCCGGCCTACCTGGTGCATGCCATCGGTAGCGCTGGCCCCATGGGCGGCGCGGCGCGCTCGACGGTGCTGGTACTGGGCGGGATAACCCTGCTGATCAGCGCCGGGGTAGTGCTGGGTTGCCGCTACCGGCGCACCGTGCATGCGACCTTCACCTCGGTCATGCAAGGCTCGGTACGTTTCAACAGTTTCATTTTCCTGAGTGTGGCTTATCAGTTGCTCAGCCCTGAGGATTATGGCGTCGCGGCCGTGGTGGTGGCCTACATGGTGGCCATTTCCAACACGGTGGTCCTGCTGGCGTTCGGCAATCGGCAGGGTTCGCCTTGGGCGGTGTTGCCAAAGGTCTGCCTCAATCCGCTGATCCTGGCCAGCGGGCTGGGGCTGGCGCTCAACCTGAGCGGGGTGACGCTGCCTGCGTCGCTTGGCCAGCCCCTGCAAGCGCTGGGGGCACCGGCTCTGCCGCTGAGCCTGATCTGCGTCGGCGCGGCCTTGCGGTTCCCACGTGGTGAGTTTGCAAGGCTGTGCAAGACGGGGTTGCTGACGACCGGTATCCGCTTGTGCGTATTTCCGCTACTGGCCTACGGCCTGATCAGTGCCTGGCCGGTGCCACCGTTGGCGGCGACCCTGGTGCTGCTGTACTCGGTGCTGCCCTGCGCCAGCAACTCCTACGTGCTGGCAACGCAACAGGGCGGCGATCACCAGTTGATGGCGTTCGTGGTGGCGGTGTCGACCGCGCTGTCTTTCGTGCCGATCTTTTTCCTGGCAGGGGCACTGTGA